From Acidobacteriota bacterium, one genomic window encodes:
- a CDS encoding phosphatidylinositol-specific phospholipase C1-like protein, whose protein sequence is MLRSISIVAVVSAVFAASQSAPAQQLSQSVQDKIVRLNQIQVIGSHNSYHAGFAPSERKYMEMKNPRALRSLDYSHAPLPDQLSGGVRQIEIDVFADAKGGRFAHPKIDAATVKAGLPADPEFDPEHEMDKPGFKVMHMQDVDERSTCHTFVKCLTMVKTWSKQHPKHLPIFILVETKEGEMKEMPDAVKTEPFTPAVFDGLDSEIRSVFKSNEMITPDDVRGDAASLEAAVLAGSWPTLAKARGKVVFLMDQHKAGPVYAEGHPSLKGRILFTNSDPGQPETAFIEQNNGSREAIDALVKKGYLVRTRTDEGTEQARTNDTTRRDLALSSGAQMISTDYPPSEPSPWTSFVVKFPDGLVARCNPVNKPAQCVDSLLEPPMAAGTRR, encoded by the coding sequence ATGTTGAGAAGCATTTCCATCGTAGCGGTTGTCTCCGCCGTCTTCGCCGCTAGCCAGAGCGCACCGGCCCAGCAACTATCGCAGTCAGTGCAGGACAAGATCGTGCGCCTGAACCAGATTCAGGTGATCGGCTCGCACAACAGCTATCACGCCGGGTTTGCTCCCAGCGAGCGGAAGTACATGGAGATGAAGAACCCTCGCGCGCTGCGTTCACTCGACTACAGTCATGCCCCATTGCCGGACCAACTTAGCGGCGGCGTTCGTCAGATTGAGATCGATGTCTTTGCCGATGCCAAGGGTGGCCGCTTCGCGCACCCGAAGATCGACGCAGCTACTGTCAAGGCCGGTCTGCCCGCCGACCCCGAGTTCGATCCCGAGCACGAGATGGACAAGCCGGGCTTCAAGGTCATGCATATGCAGGATGTTGACGAGCGCAGCACCTGCCACACCTTCGTGAAGTGCCTGACGATGGTGAAGACCTGGTCGAAGCAACACCCGAAGCATCTGCCGATCTTCATTCTGGTGGAGACGAAGGAGGGCGAGATGAAGGAGATGCCGGACGCGGTGAAGACGGAGCCATTTACGCCGGCAGTGTTCGACGGGCTCGACTCTGAGATACGCTCGGTCTTCAAATCGAACGAAATGATTACACCGGACGATGTCCGCGGAGACGCCGCTTCGCTTGAAGCAGCCGTGCTTGCCGGCAGTTGGCCGACGCTGGCCAAGGCACGGGGCAAGGTCGTCTTTCTGATGGACCAGCACAAGGCAGGCCCGGTCTATGCCGAAGGACACCCATCGCTCAAGGGGCGGATCCTGTTTACCAACTCCGATCCGGGGCAGCCGGAGACCGCGTTCATCGAGCAGAACAACGGGTCGCGCGAGGCGATCGACGCGCTGGTGAAGAAGGGCTACCTGGTTCGCACGCGAACGGATGAAGGCACGGAACAGGCGCGAACGAACGACACCACGCGCCGCGATCTGGCGCTTTCAAGCGGAGCGCAGATGATCAGCACCGACTATCCTCCGTCGGAGCCTTCGCCGTGGACGTCGTTCGTGGTGAAGTTTCCCGATGGACTGGTTGCGCGGTGCAATCCGGTCAACAAGCCTGCGCAGTGCGTGGATAGTCTTCTGGAGCCACCGATGGCAGCCGGCACCCGGAGATAA
- a CDS encoding response regulator transcription factor codes for MIQAVLADDEVLARQKLRQLLREIPEIEIVGEGATAGETIDLVRATKPDLLFLDVRMPDMDGFDVVGELSSPGTQLPCIIFTTAYDRYALRAFEIHAVDYLLKPFTLDRFRSATQRAMDQIKAIKQDPQAALRKRADANQYTTRIVFKSKGRILFLPVSEICWIGAEENYVRICTQSETHLLRETMTHLEEKLDPNTFLRVHRSSIVNLQYVKEVRPETDGEYGVHLLNGQRIAMSRGYRSRIKNWLER; via the coding sequence ATGATTCAGGCAGTCCTTGCCGATGATGAGGTGCTGGCGCGGCAGAAGTTACGCCAGCTTTTGCGAGAGATTCCCGAGATCGAGATCGTAGGCGAAGGCGCGACCGCCGGAGAGACCATTGACTTGGTGCGCGCTACCAAGCCTGACCTTCTCTTCCTTGACGTTCGTATGCCCGACATGGATGGGTTCGACGTCGTCGGCGAGCTTTCGTCGCCAGGCACGCAACTGCCATGCATCATCTTTACTACGGCATACGATCGCTATGCTCTGCGTGCGTTTGAGATTCACGCCGTCGACTACTTATTGAAGCCCTTTACTCTCGACCGTTTCCGCTCCGCGACACAGCGCGCCATGGACCAGATCAAGGCCATCAAGCAGGACCCGCAGGCTGCCCTTCGTAAACGCGCCGACGCGAACCAGTACACCACGCGCATCGTCTTCAAATCCAAGGGACGCATCCTCTTTCTCCCCGTCTCGGAGATATGCTGGATCGGCGCGGAAGAGAACTACGTGCGAATCTGTACGCAGTCCGAGACGCATCTGCTGCGCGAGACGATGACGCATCTGGAAGAAAAGCTGGACCCCAATACCTTCCTTCGTGTCCATCGCTCGTCCATTGTCAATCTGCAATATGTCAAAGAGGTTCGCCCTGAAACAGACGGAGAGTATGGGGTTCACCTGCTCAACGGCCAGAGAATCGCAATGAGCCGCGGCTACCGCTCGCGCATAAAAAACTGGCTCGAGCGCTAA
- a CDS encoding histidine kinase, translated as MHPLVFISGATSLGFLFALQEWIHARLWNMHLTLGLLLKAWGAQYFIWGVLCWVGWWTLRSHIYNAGWKKLLLLFFPLSIVVSVLEEAIWVSLFPQIPIGKPPMPFLQRLSFQLDAEFLDNLVIFWSAFVLFRSIGYYLRYREKERIATQLQSQLVHAQMRALRMQLNPHFLFNTMNSVSSLMRTDIAAADLMLEQLSRLLRITLHRGDAQFIPLSDEMEFIEMYLAMQDRRYAGRVRQTMNVDPRVHDALVPSMILQPIVENAYAHGLSRLSSNGLLSIEAEPRGSALQLTVTNNGVGILPPSSANGSGVGLSNVRERLLMHYGGEHSFSMSQIDDNRVQVVMTLPLRFAASPIEKTTGYGV; from the coding sequence ATGCACCCCCTGGTCTTTATCTCCGGGGCCACCTCCCTTGGGTTTCTTTTTGCCTTGCAGGAGTGGATCCACGCGCGACTCTGGAACATGCACCTCACGCTCGGTCTTCTGTTGAAGGCCTGGGGCGCGCAGTACTTCATCTGGGGTGTGCTCTGTTGGGTCGGCTGGTGGACGCTTCGATCGCACATCTACAACGCCGGTTGGAAGAAGTTGCTCCTGCTTTTCTTTCCGCTAAGCATCGTTGTCAGTGTTTTGGAAGAAGCGATCTGGGTCTCGCTCTTTCCCCAAATCCCGATTGGTAAGCCACCGATGCCGTTTTTGCAACGCCTGTCGTTCCAGCTTGACGCAGAGTTTCTCGACAACCTCGTCATCTTCTGGTCGGCCTTCGTTCTCTTTCGCAGCATCGGCTATTACCTTCGCTATCGCGAGAAGGAACGCATTGCAACGCAACTTCAGTCTCAACTGGTACATGCGCAGATGCGCGCGTTGCGGATGCAGCTCAACCCCCACTTCCTGTTCAACACGATGAACAGCGTATCCAGCCTCATGCGCACTGACATCGCGGCCGCCGATCTCATGCTGGAACAACTCAGTCGCCTCCTCCGTATTACATTGCATCGCGGCGACGCGCAGTTCATCCCATTAAGCGACGAGATGGAATTTATCGAGATGTACCTGGCAATGCAGGACCGAAGATACGCGGGGCGTGTAAGGCAGACGATGAACGTCGATCCCCGCGTGCACGATGCGCTTGTGCCCTCGATGATTCTGCAGCCGATCGTCGAAAATGCTTACGCGCACGGTCTTTCGCGGCTCAGTTCCAACGGCCTGCTCTCAATTGAAGCAGAACCGCGCGGTTCTGCTCTTCAACTCACGGTAACGAACAACGGCGTGGGAATTCTTCCTCCATCTTCCGCCAACGGCAGCGGCGTAGGGCTCTCCAACGTGCGGGAACGCCTGCTGATGCACTATGGCGGTGAACACAGCTTTTCTATGTCCCAGATCGATGACAACCGCGTTCAGGTTGTCATGACGCTTCCGCTGCGCTTTGCGGCAAGCCCCATCGAAAAAACAACAGGGTATGGTGTGTGA
- a CDS encoding cellulase family glycosylhydrolase, translated as MKLRRSALTLASLALTIPSIAQAHWTNEKANAWYASQPWLVGANYIPSDAINQFEMFQAATFNPAINDRELGLAEGIGMNTMRVFLQDQLWQQDPKGFVQRLDAFLAIAAKHHIRPILVLFDSCWEADPHTGPQHPPIPGVHNSGWVQSPGGPELSNPAYEPKLKEYVVGVVSAFANDDRILAWDIWNEPDNTNGERFAEPKNKVELVVAMLPKAFAWARSAHPIQPLTSGVWNGNWSDPSKENAVTKIQLAESDVITFHNYGWPEEFEARVRELEPLHRPVICTEYMARGAGSTFDTILPLAKKLNVGAINWGLVAGKTQTWLPWDSWQHPYVLSQPTIWFHEVFRHDGTPYRKHETELIQQLTGRGVVQRAN; from the coding sequence ATGAAACTCCGCCGATCTGCCCTCACGCTGGCCTCACTGGCCCTGACAATTCCCTCGATCGCGCAGGCCCACTGGACAAACGAGAAGGCAAACGCCTGGTATGCCAGCCAGCCATGGCTCGTCGGCGCCAATTACATCCCTTCGGACGCCATCAACCAGTTCGAGATGTTTCAGGCTGCAACTTTCAATCCTGCGATCAACGACCGTGAGCTGGGCCTTGCCGAGGGCATCGGCATGAACACGATGCGCGTCTTCCTGCAGGACCAGCTCTGGCAGCAGGACCCCAAAGGATTTGTCCAGCGCCTCGATGCCTTCCTTGCAATTGCGGCGAAGCACCATATCCGCCCCATACTCGTTCTTTTCGACTCCTGCTGGGAGGCCGATCCCCACACCGGACCTCAGCATCCTCCGATCCCTGGCGTTCATAACTCAGGCTGGGTGCAGAGCCCCGGCGGGCCCGAACTCTCCAACCCCGCCTACGAGCCTAAGTTAAAGGAGTACGTCGTCGGCGTCGTCTCAGCCTTTGCCAACGACGACCGCATCCTCGCCTGGGACATCTGGAACGAGCCCGACAATACGAATGGCGAACGTTTCGCCGAGCCGAAGAACAAGGTGGAGCTTGTAGTCGCCATGCTGCCCAAGGCCTTCGCCTGGGCGCGCTCCGCTCACCCCATACAGCCTCTTACCAGCGGCGTGTGGAACGGCAATTGGTCGGACCCTTCGAAAGAGAATGCGGTCACAAAGATTCAGCTTGCCGAGAGCGACGTCATTACCTTCCATAACTATGGTTGGCCGGAGGAGTTCGAGGCCCGGGTTCGCGAGCTTGAACCACTGCATCGCCCCGTCATCTGCACCGAGTACATGGCGCGAGGCGCAGGAAGCACCTTCGACACCATCCTGCCACTGGCGAAGAAGTTAAATGTCGGGGCGATTAACTGGGGATTGGTTGCAGGTAAGACCCAGACCTGGCTTCCGTGGGACTCCTGGCAGCATCCCTATGTTCTCTCTCAGCCAACCATCTGGTTTCACGAGGTCTTCCGTCACGACGGGACGCCCTACCGTAAGCATGAGACCGAACTGATTCAGCAGCTTACCGGCAGAGGAGTAGTACAGCGCGCGAATTAG